A window from Actinomycetes bacterium encodes these proteins:
- a CDS encoding protein kinase encodes MVESGVERRIANRYAMRVPALGHGGMGVVWRAEDTLLGREVAIKEVRLPPTLAEDERARIRGRVMREARVAARLNHPGAVILHDIVDEDGRPFIVMELVRAPTLTELVAAEGTLPPARAAAIGLGLLDTLEAAHRAGIVHRDVKPGNVMVCEDGSTKLADFGIASLQGDPAVTASGLLLGSPAYMAPEQANQRSVGPPTDLWALGATMYFAVEGEPPFERGGPVPTLAAVVHSDPRPMRRAGPLEPAITALLRKSPADRLTASDLRRMLRKVATEANGTGSAGASGTGSAGASGAGSAGASGMGSAGASGTGSAGGRGRGGSARASGMGSAGASGTGEATAAPAVRLGGGPPARHGPPARTPAAAETGPPAAGPLLADPATTGPPPADPPAASVTAQLAPMSGRSGPAPTARVVGSPQPGGGRATIPGPAASAQAPAPAQAKAPARRRGPRLLTVGLAVAVVLLLGLLGWRAATSAGLFGPDPASPADGASGPAAQRWQGFSDPNGTYALQHPAGWATRRDPNGAWVEFVEPGDTGRRFKVQVDEDTRDPLRVWEELEAGLESRRHTYRRIALERSAFERPGGTPLRAAVWEFTYDRDPDGRPTRVWDLSLVSFHRRYSVLFQTNERDWASSTVLLDRFLQQFELLG; translated from the coding sequence ATGGTGGAGAGCGGCGTCGAACGCCGCATCGCCAATCGCTACGCCATGCGGGTACCCGCGCTCGGCCACGGCGGCATGGGCGTGGTCTGGCGCGCCGAGGACACGCTGCTCGGCCGCGAGGTGGCGATCAAGGAGGTGCGGCTGCCGCCGACCCTGGCCGAGGACGAGCGGGCCCGTATCCGGGGCCGGGTGATGCGCGAGGCCCGCGTGGCCGCCCGCTTGAACCACCCGGGCGCGGTGATCCTCCACGACATCGTGGACGAGGACGGACGGCCGTTCATCGTCATGGAGCTCGTACGGGCGCCCACCCTCACCGAGCTGGTGGCTGCCGAGGGAACCCTGCCGCCCGCGCGAGCCGCGGCCATCGGCCTCGGGCTGCTCGACACCCTCGAGGCCGCCCATCGGGCCGGCATCGTGCACCGCGACGTCAAGCCGGGCAACGTCATGGTGTGCGAGGACGGCAGCACCAAGCTGGCCGACTTCGGCATCGCCTCCCTCCAGGGCGACCCGGCCGTCACCGCGAGCGGCCTGCTGCTCGGCTCGCCCGCCTACATGGCACCCGAGCAGGCCAACCAGCGGTCGGTCGGGCCGCCCACCGACCTGTGGGCCCTCGGCGCGACGATGTACTTCGCGGTCGAGGGGGAGCCGCCGTTCGAGCGAGGCGGGCCCGTTCCGACCCTCGCCGCCGTCGTGCACTCCGACCCGCGCCCCATGCGGCGGGCGGGCCCGCTCGAGCCGGCCATCACGGCCCTGCTGCGCAAGTCCCCGGCCGACCGCCTGACCGCCTCGGACCTGCGCCGCATGCTCCGCAAGGTGGCCACTGAGGCCAATGGCACGGGGTCCGCCGGCGCCAGCGGCACCGGGTCCGCCGGCGCCAGCGGCGCGGGCTCGGCAGGGGCCAGCGGCATGGGGTCGGCAGGGGCCAGCGGCACGGGGTCGGCGGGGGGCCGCGGCCGAGGTGGGTCGGCCAGGGCCAGCGGCATGGGGTCGGCCGGGGCCAGCGGCACCGGGGAGGCCACTGCGGCGCCAGCTGTTCGCCTCGGCGGCGGCCCGCCCGCGCGCCACGGTCCACCCGCCCGTACACCGGCCGCGGCGGAGACGGGCCCGCCCGCTGCCGGGCCGCTGCTCGCCGACCCGGCCACCACCGGGCCGCCGCCCGCCGACCCGCCAGCCGCCAGCGTGACCGCGCAGCTCGCACCGATGTCCGGCCGGTCGGGCCCGGCCCCCACCGCCCGAGTGGTGGGAAGCCCCCAGCCGGGTGGAGGAAGGGCGACCATACCGGGGCCGGCGGCCTCGGCGCAGGCCCCGGCTCCGGCGCAGGCAAAGGCCCCGGCGCGGCGGCGCGGGCCGAGGCTCCTCACGGTCGGCCTGGCTGTGGCCGTCGTGCTCCTGCTCGGGCTGCTGGGCTGGCGCGCGGCCACCAGCGCCGGGCTCTTCGGGCCGGACCCGGCCTCGCCGGCTGACGGGGCATCCGGGCCAGCGGCCCAGCGCTGGCAGGGCTTCTCCGACCCGAACGGCACCTACGCCCTGCAACATCCGGCCGGCTGGGCGACCCGGCGCGACCCGAACGGCGCCTGGGTGGAGTTCGTCGAGCCCGGCGACACCGGCAGGAGGTTCAAGGTCCAGGTCGACGAGGACACCCGGGACCCGCTGCGGGTCTGGGAGGAGCTCGAGGCCGGCCTCGAGTCCAGGCGCCACACCTACCGGCGGATCGCGCTCGAGCGTTCGGCCTTCGAGCGGCCAGGAGGAACACCGCTGCGCGCCGCGGTGTGGGAGTTCACCTACGACCGCGACCCGGACGGCCGGCCCACCCGCGTGTGGGACCTGTCGCTGGTCAGCTTCCACCGCCGCTACTCCGTGCTGTTCCAGACCAACGAACGCGACTGGGCCTCCTCGACCGTCCTGCTTGACCGGTTCCTCCAGCAGTTCGAGCTGCTCGGGTAG
- a CDS encoding succinate dehydrogenase iron-sulfur subunit: MDVTLKVRRFNPETDQAPHFETYQVPANPMDRVLDLLHYVKWNIDGSLTFRRSCAHGICGSDAMLINGANHLACKVLVRELGDQITVEALRGLPLVKDLLVDMEPFFRSYRSVLPYLINDEPEPDTERRQSPAERERFDDTTKCILCAACTTSCPVFWTDEEYFGPAAIVNAHRFIFDSRDRGAGERLEVLNDKEGVWRCRTTFNCTDACPRGIKVTQSIQEVKRALLFRKV, encoded by the coding sequence ATGGACGTCACCCTCAAGGTCCGCCGCTTCAACCCGGAGACCGACCAGGCCCCCCACTTCGAGACCTACCAGGTCCCGGCCAACCCCATGGACCGGGTCCTCGACCTGCTCCACTACGTGAAGTGGAACATCGACGGGTCGCTCACCTTCCGACGCTCCTGCGCCCACGGCATCTGCGGCTCGGACGCCATGCTCATCAACGGCGCCAACCACCTCGCCTGCAAGGTGCTCGTCCGCGAGCTGGGCGACCAGATCACGGTCGAGGCGCTGCGCGGGCTGCCGCTGGTCAAGGACCTGCTGGTCGACATGGAGCCGTTCTTCCGCTCCTACCGCTCGGTGCTGCCCTACCTGATCAACGACGAGCCCGAGCCCGACACCGAGCGCCGGCAGTCGCCGGCCGAGCGGGAGCGCTTCGACGACACCACCAAGTGCATCCTGTGCGCCGCCTGTACCACCTCGTGCCCGGTCTTCTGGACCGACGAGGAGTATTTCGGGCCGGCGGCGATCGTGAACGCCCACCGCTTCATCTTCGACTCCCGCGACCGCGGCGCCGGCGAGCGGCTCGAGGTGCTCAACGACAAGGAGGGCGTGTGGCGCTGCCGCACCACCTTCAACTGCACCGACGCCTGCCCACGCGGCATCAAGGTGACCCAGTCGATCCAGGAGGTGAAGCGCGCCTTGCTGTTCCGCAAGGTGTGA
- a CDS encoding S9 family peptidase, whose product MTTQLIPREVLFGNPEKASPAISPDGTRIAWLAPVDGVLNVWVGHVGADDAAPVTRDTDRGVRDYRWAHDDRHLLYVQDLGGDENWHLYAVDLDSGETRDLTPFDGVQAQLVATDKRFPDRVLVGLNRDNPELHDVYQADLASGRLDLVASNPGFVGWVADAELRVRCGVAATPDGGLAVMVRDDGEGEWRQALLVGQEDALGTSPVSFSRDGSSLLLISSEEANAARLVRLDLAGGDRKVLFEDPRYDVQNVVLHPDTREPELVSVLRDRAELEALDPALADELAAIRAVHPGDPAFLGRDHADRTWLLAFTADDGPVSYYAWDRAAREATFLFSHRPELERYQLAKMEPFTYTARDGLEVHGYLSFPPSAARSGLPTVLKVHGGPWWRDAWGLDPEAQWLANRGYLCVQVNFRGSTGYGKAFLNAGDREWGGAMHDDLVDAVRFVVGRGWADPARVAIYGGSYGGYAALVGATFTPDLFRCAVDIVGPSNLKTLIESVPPYWKPMVSLFHTRVGNPDTEAEFLWSRSPLSRVEQIRIPVLIVQGANDPRVKQAESEQIVAAMRDKGIAYEYLLFEDEGHGFAKPGNRLRFYAHAERFLAEHLGGRSQPDPGD is encoded by the coding sequence ATGACGACGCAACTGATTCCCCGCGAGGTCCTGTTCGGCAACCCGGAGAAGGCGAGCCCGGCGATCTCGCCGGACGGCACCCGCATCGCCTGGCTGGCGCCGGTCGACGGGGTGCTCAACGTCTGGGTCGGCCACGTCGGCGCCGACGACGCCGCCCCGGTCACCCGCGACACCGACCGTGGCGTCCGCGACTACCGCTGGGCGCACGACGACCGCCACCTGCTGTACGTGCAGGACCTCGGCGGCGACGAGAACTGGCACCTGTACGCGGTCGACCTGGACTCGGGCGAGACGCGCGACCTCACCCCGTTCGACGGCGTGCAGGCGCAGCTGGTGGCGACCGACAAGCGCTTCCCCGACCGGGTGCTGGTCGGGCTGAACCGCGACAACCCCGAGCTGCACGACGTCTACCAGGCCGACCTCGCCAGCGGGCGGCTCGACCTGGTGGCGTCCAACCCGGGCTTCGTCGGCTGGGTCGCCGACGCCGAGCTGCGGGTCCGCTGCGGCGTGGCGGCCACCCCGGACGGCGGCCTGGCGGTGATGGTGCGCGACGACGGCGAGGGCGAGTGGCGGCAGGCGCTGCTGGTCGGCCAGGAGGACGCCCTCGGCACCAGCCCGGTGTCGTTCAGCCGCGACGGCTCCTCGCTGCTGCTGATCAGCTCCGAGGAGGCCAACGCGGCCCGCCTGGTCCGCCTGGACCTGGCCGGCGGCGACCGCAAGGTGCTGTTCGAGGATCCGCGCTACGACGTCCAGAACGTGGTGCTGCACCCGGACACGCGCGAGCCCGAGCTGGTCAGCGTCCTGCGCGACCGGGCGGAGCTGGAGGCGCTCGACCCGGCGCTCGCCGACGAGCTGGCCGCCATCCGCGCCGTGCATCCCGGCGATCCCGCCTTCCTCGGCCGCGACCACGCCGACCGGACCTGGCTGCTCGCCTTCACCGCCGACGACGGCCCGGTGTCCTACTACGCCTGGGACCGCGCCGCGCGCGAGGCCACCTTCCTGTTCTCCCACCGGCCCGAGCTGGAGCGCTACCAGCTCGCCAAGATGGAGCCGTTCACCTACACGGCCAGGGATGGTCTGGAGGTCCACGGCTACCTCAGCTTCCCGCCGAGCGCGGCCCGCTCCGGGCTGCCGACCGTGCTCAAGGTCCATGGCGGCCCGTGGTGGCGCGACGCCTGGGGCCTGGACCCGGAGGCGCAGTGGCTGGCCAACCGCGGCTACCTCTGCGTGCAGGTCAACTTCCGCGGCTCGACCGGGTACGGCAAGGCGTTCCTCAACGCCGGCGACCGCGAGTGGGGCGGGGCCATGCACGACGACCTGGTCGACGCGGTGCGCTTCGTGGTCGGGCGGGGTTGGGCCGACCCGGCGCGGGTGGCCATCTACGGCGGCTCCTACGGCGGCTACGCCGCCCTGGTCGGGGCGACCTTCACGCCCGACCTGTTCCGCTGCGCGGTCGACATCGTCGGCCCGTCGAACCTGAAGACGCTGATCGAGTCGGTCCCGCCGTACTGGAAGCCGATGGTGTCGCTGTTCCACACCCGGGTCGGCAACCCCGACACCGAGGCGGAGTTCCTCTGGTCGCGGTCGCCGCTGTCGCGGGTGGAGCAGATCCGGATCCCGGTGCTGATCGTCCAGGGGGCCAACGACCCACGGGTCAAGCAGGCCGAGAGCGAGCAGATCGTCGCGGCCATGCGGGACAAGGGCATCGCCTACGAGTACCTGCTGTTCGAGGACGAGGGCCACGGCTTCGCCAAGCCCGGCAACCGGCTGCGCTTCTACGCGCACGCCGAGCGGTTCCTGGCCGAGCACCTCGGTGGCCGGTCCCAGCCCGACCCGGGGGACTGA
- a CDS encoding methylmalonyl-CoA mutase family protein — MAHDDERLTESGIPVDTVYGPDDLAGFDPAVALGEPGRDPFTRGIYPTMYRRRVWTMRQYAGFGSAAETNARFRYLLRHGQTGLSVAFDLPTQMGYDSDHPMAAGEVGRVGVAIDSLVDMRRLFEGIPLDQVSTSMTINAPAAVLLLLYQLVGEEQGVDPALLTGTVQNDVLKEYIARGTYIYPPAPSLRIATDLFGYCARELPRFNTISISGYHMAEAGATAVQEVAFTLANAVAYVQAALDAGLSVDDFAPRLAFFFVARTTLFEEAAKFRAARRIWADLMASRFGAQSPKSRMLRFHTQTAGVQLTAQQPLNNVVRVAVQGLAAVLGGTQSLHTNSFDEALALPSETAARLALRTQQLLANETGVTDTVDPLAGSYFVEHLTDEVEARVRELMARIDELGGAVPAIERGFQKEEIERSAYDHVRAVEAGTKVVVGVNRYTEGEEEPVQLLQLDPAIAEAQAKSLADVRAGRDAESVAGALADLSDAAEGSDNLLVPMREALRRMATVGEVCDTLREVFGTYRPPDAM; from the coding sequence ATGGCGCACGACGACGAGCGGCTGACCGAGTCCGGCATCCCGGTCGACACCGTCTACGGCCCAGACGACCTGGCCGGCTTCGACCCGGCCGTCGCCCTCGGCGAGCCCGGGCGGGACCCGTTCACCCGCGGCATCTACCCGACGATGTACCGGCGCCGGGTGTGGACGATGCGGCAGTACGCGGGCTTCGGGTCGGCCGCCGAGACCAATGCCCGCTTCCGCTACCTGCTGCGCCACGGCCAGACCGGCCTGTCGGTCGCGTTCGACCTGCCCACCCAGATGGGCTACGACTCCGACCACCCGATGGCCGCCGGCGAGGTCGGCCGGGTCGGGGTGGCGATCGACTCGCTGGTCGACATGCGCCGCCTGTTCGAGGGGATCCCGCTCGACCAGGTGTCGACCTCGATGACGATCAACGCGCCCGCCGCGGTGCTGCTGCTGCTCTACCAGCTCGTCGGCGAGGAGCAGGGCGTCGACCCGGCCTTGCTCACCGGCACCGTCCAGAACGACGTGCTGAAGGAGTACATCGCCCGGGGCACCTACATCTACCCGCCCGCCCCGAGCCTGCGGATCGCCACCGACCTGTTCGGCTACTGCGCCCGCGAGCTGCCCCGCTTCAACACCATCTCGATCTCCGGCTACCACATGGCCGAGGCTGGGGCGACCGCGGTCCAGGAGGTCGCCTTCACCCTCGCCAACGCCGTCGCCTACGTGCAGGCGGCCCTGGACGCCGGCCTGTCCGTGGACGACTTCGCGCCCCGGCTTGCGTTCTTCTTCGTCGCCCGGACGACCCTGTTCGAGGAGGCGGCGAAGTTCCGGGCCGCCCGCCGCATCTGGGCCGACCTGATGGCCAGCCGCTTCGGCGCCCAGAGCCCGAAGTCGCGCATGCTGCGGTTCCACACCCAGACCGCCGGGGTGCAGCTCACCGCCCAGCAGCCCCTCAACAACGTGGTCAGGGTGGCCGTGCAGGGGCTCGCCGCGGTGCTCGGGGGCACCCAGTCGCTGCACACCAACTCCTTCGACGAGGCCCTCGCCCTGCCCAGCGAGACGGCCGCCCGGCTCGCGCTGCGCACCCAGCAGCTGCTGGCCAACGAGACCGGCGTGACCGACACGGTCGACCCGCTGGCCGGGTCGTACTTCGTCGAGCACCTGACCGACGAGGTCGAGGCGCGGGTCCGGGAGCTGATGGCCAGGATCGACGAGCTCGGGGGCGCCGTGCCCGCCATCGAGCGGGGCTTTCAGAAGGAGGAGATCGAGCGCTCGGCCTACGACCACGTCCGGGCGGTGGAGGCGGGCACCAAGGTGGTCGTGGGCGTGAACCGCTACACCGAGGGCGAGGAGGAGCCGGTACAGCTCCTGCAGCTCGACCCGGCCATCGCCGAGGCGCAGGCCAAGTCGCTGGCCGACGTCAGGGCCGGGCGCGACGCCGAGTCTGTCGCTGGCGCCCTGGCCGACCTCAGCGACGCCGCCGAGGGAAGCGACAACCTGCTCGTGCCCATGCGGGAGGCGCTGCGCCGCATGGCCACGGTCGGCGAGGTCTGCGACACGCTGCGCGAGGTGTTCGGCACCTACCGCCCGCCCGACGCCATGTGA
- a CDS encoding protein kinase, translated as MAKRTTQRLIANRYALQATLGRGGMGVVWRAQDTLLAREVAIKEVQLPPSLSSAELASVRARVLREARAAARLNHPGAVTLYDVVQEEGHTFIVMELVEAPTLAHLVREQGPLPPDRVAAIGLEVLDALRAAHRVGIVHRDVKPGNVMVASRDGGAKLADFGIASLAGDPQLTSTGLVLGSPAYMAPEQANGRPSGPPTDLWALGATMYFAVEGEPPFERQGTIPTLTAVVHDPPRPMRRAGALAPVILALLAKSAAERPSAGQLQGQLERVVAAGQEATASQPTVEAAPVEPPPAEEEHEPTARLPVVVPVPPPGPGPAAAPAAPEDTDDSPPAVETAAAPPAPPQEAPPAPPQEAPPVEEEAPAGEEASPVEAAPAVEESAPAVEEEAPAGEETAPAGEAAPVEAAPSARDEPAPPAVEAPPPTPTPTPASPAQAPARDLRPAPAWPAPERPAPVPGVAPGRSRRGLLLAAALLAVVGVLAVTLLPGALNGGDGRQASPPSATSRAAGSRSGSGTTAAPSTTRPPGTTAAPTSAAPTTTAAGPSVPAGWRLSSHPDRGFALAVPASWRVSQSGRQVNFRGPESDWGFFIQSKSPPNDLQQAGDVWEGHIRKQHGGDGLRMVSKGFGEYQGKQAYILEYTYQDGGRLVRERDVNVAMGRWGFSLVFHAPESDWGRVEREVWSGVEQSLRTVG; from the coding sequence ATGGCCAAGCGCACCACCCAACGTCTCATCGCCAACCGCTACGCCCTCCAGGCCACGCTGGGGCGAGGCGGCATGGGCGTGGTCTGGCGCGCCCAGGACACCCTGCTCGCCCGTGAGGTGGCGATCAAGGAGGTCCAGCTGCCCCCCTCGCTGAGCAGCGCCGAGCTCGCCTCGGTGCGGGCCCGGGTGCTGCGCGAGGCGCGGGCGGCCGCCCGGCTGAACCACCCGGGCGCCGTGACCCTCTACGACGTGGTCCAGGAGGAGGGGCACACCTTCATCGTCATGGAGCTCGTCGAGGCGCCCACCCTGGCCCACCTGGTCCGGGAGCAGGGCCCGCTGCCCCCCGACCGGGTGGCCGCGATCGGGCTCGAGGTGCTCGACGCGCTCCGCGCCGCCCACCGGGTCGGCATCGTGCACCGGGACGTCAAGCCGGGCAACGTCATGGTCGCGTCCAGGGACGGTGGCGCCAAGCTGGCCGACTTCGGCATCGCCTCCCTGGCCGGCGACCCGCAGCTCACCTCGACCGGCCTGGTGCTCGGCTCGCCCGCCTACATGGCGCCCGAGCAGGCCAACGGCAGGCCGAGCGGCCCGCCCACCGACCTGTGGGCCCTCGGCGCGACGATGTACTTCGCGGTCGAGGGGGAGCCGCCGTTCGAGCGCCAGGGCACCATCCCAACCCTGACCGCGGTCGTCCACGACCCGCCCCGCCCGATGCGCCGGGCCGGGGCGCTCGCGCCGGTCATCCTGGCCCTGCTGGCCAAGTCCGCGGCCGAGCGCCCGTCCGCCGGCCAGCTCCAGGGCCAGCTCGAGCGGGTCGTGGCCGCCGGCCAGGAGGCCACCGCCAGCCAGCCGACAGTGGAGGCGGCCCCGGTCGAGCCCCCGCCCGCCGAGGAGGAGCACGAGCCCACCGCCCGCCTGCCCGTTGTGGTCCCCGTCCCGCCCCCGGGACCCGGGCCGGCCGCCGCGCCCGCCGCCCCGGAGGACACCGACGACAGCCCGCCCGCCGTGGAGACAGCCGCGGCCCCGCCGGCTCCGCCGCAGGAGGCACCGCCGGCTCCGCCGCAGGAGGCGCCGCCGGTGGAGGAGGAGGCGCCGGCGGGGGAGGAGGCGTCTCCGGTCGAGGCGGCACCAGCGGTGGAGGAGTCGGCGCCGGCCGTGGAGGAGGAGGCGCCGGCGGGGGAGGAGACGGCACCGGCGGGGGAGGCGGCGCCGGTCGAGGCGGCACCGTCGGCGCGGGACGAGCCGGCGCCGCCCGCGGTGGAGGCGCCGCCGCCGACGCCCACGCCGACCCCAGCCTCCCCAGCCCAGGCGCCCGCCCGCGACCTGCGGCCGGCGCCGGCCTGGCCGGCGCCCGAGCGGCCGGCGCCCGTGCCGGGCGTGGCCCCCGGGCGGTCCCGGCGCGGGCTGCTGCTCGCCGCCGCGCTGCTCGCGGTGGTCGGCGTGCTCGCCGTCACCCTGCTGCCGGGGGCGCTCAATGGCGGGGACGGCCGCCAGGCCAGCCCGCCGTCCGCGACCTCGAGGGCCGCCGGGAGCAGGAGCGGGAGCGGCACGACGGCCGCGCCGTCGACCACCCGCCCGCCAGGGACGACGGCCGCGCCCACGAGCGCCGCGCCCACGACGACCGCGGCCGGCCCGAGCGTGCCCGCTGGCTGGCGGCTCTCGTCCCACCCGGACCGCGGCTTCGCCCTGGCCGTCCCGGCGAGCTGGAGGGTCAGCCAGAGCGGCCGGCAGGTCAACTTCCGGGGGCCCGAGTCGGACTGGGGCTTCTTCATCCAGTCCAAGTCGCCACCCAACGACCTGCAGCAGGCCGGAGACGTGTGGGAAGGCCACATCCGCAAGCAGCACGGCGGCGACGGGCTGCGCATGGTCTCCAAGGGCTTCGGGGAGTACCAGGGCAAGCAGGCCTACATCCTCGAGTACACCTACCAGGACGGCGGCCGGCTGGTGCGCGAGCGCGACGTCAACGTCGCGATGGGCCGTTGGGGGTTCTCGCTCGTCTTCCACGCCCCCGAGAGCGACTGGGGGCGCGTCGAGCGCGAGGTCTGGAGCGGGGTCGAGCAGTCGCTCCGGACGGTGGGCTGA
- a CDS encoding succinate dehydrogenase hydrophobic membrane anchor subunit: MSVDVPPAPLPRGTAADRRQPKISKSNFELYAWVFMRVSGVLLVFLVLSHFAIMHVFDGGLSRVNFAFVSGRWANPFWRVYDFAMLTLAMLHGGNGLRVIIDDYARSAYRRLVYQSVNAVVIGLTWVLGMLTIFTFTPQS, encoded by the coding sequence ATGAGCGTCGACGTCCCCCCGGCCCCGCTGCCCCGCGGCACGGCGGCCGACCGCCGCCAGCCGAAGATCAGCAAGAGCAACTTCGAGCTCTACGCCTGGGTGTTCATGCGTGTCTCGGGCGTGCTGCTGGTCTTCCTGGTGCTCTCCCACTTCGCGATCATGCACGTGTTCGACGGCGGCCTGTCGCGGGTCAACTTCGCCTTCGTCTCCGGCCGCTGGGCCAACCCGTTCTGGCGGGTCTACGACTTCGCCATGCTCACCCTGGCCATGCTCCACGGGGGCAACGGCCTGCGGGTGATCATCGACGACTACGCGCGCTCCGCCTACCGGCGCCTGGTCTACCAGAGCGTGAACGCGGTCGTGATCGGGCTGACCTGGGTGCTCGGCATGCTCACCATCTTCACCTTCACCCCGCAGAGCTAG
- the sdhC gene encoding succinate dehydrogenase, cytochrome b556 subunit, whose amino-acid sequence MQRLGTLYRGREGMWTWVLHRVSGVAILFYLFAHVVDQALLNVSPEAYNRVINTYRNPFVGLLEIGLAVIIIFHALNGLRIILFDFWSQGVARQRQMLYVQTVLFVLLAVPPVIAIGSKVIEELR is encoded by the coding sequence ATGCAACGCCTCGGAACGCTCTACCGCGGCCGCGAGGGCATGTGGACGTGGGTCCTGCACCGTGTCTCCGGCGTCGCGATCCTGTTCTACCTGTTCGCCCACGTCGTCGACCAGGCCCTGCTGAACGTCTCGCCCGAGGCCTACAACCGGGTCATCAACACCTACCGCAACCCGTTCGTCGGGCTGCTCGAGATCGGCCTGGCGGTCATCATCATCTTCCACGCACTGAACGGCCTGCGGATCATCCTGTTCGACTTCTGGTCCCAGGGCGTGGCGAGGCAGCGCCAGATGCTCTACGTCCAGACGGTGCTGTTCGTGCTCCTGGCGGTCCCGCCCGTGATCGCCATCGGCAGCAAGGTCATCGAGGAGCTGCGCTGA
- the sdhA gene encoding succinate dehydrogenase flavoprotein subunit codes for MTQQHSYDVVIVGAGGAGLRAALESSLRARTAVITKLYPTRSHTGAAQGGMCAALANVEEDNWEWHTFDTVKGGDYLVDQDAAEVMCREAIEAVYDLEHMGMPFNRTPEGLIDQRRFGGHTHHHGKGAVRRSCFAADRTGHMILQTLYQQNVKNGTTFFDEFYVLDLLLSEGRAAGVVAYELATGQLHVFRAKSVVFATGGYGKMFRVTSNAHALTGDGPAVCYRRGVPLEDMEFFQFHPTGLYGLGVLLSEAARGEGGILRNSDGEAFMARYAPTIKDLAPRDMVSRAIYTEIREGRGAGPRHDYVYLDVSHLDPAVIDAKLPDITDFARTYLGVEPKHEGVPIQPTAHYAMGGIPTNVSAEVVADAANTILPGLYAAGECACVSVHGANRLGTNSLLDIVVFGKRAGINAGEHANRVRHAELPADPAGDVRRMLEDLSGHPEGERAAAIRAELQVNMDDKASVFRGETLLKEMETELASLRERYRRVWVQDTSRRYNTDLLETVELGFLLDLAETLVVSAHAREESRGGHFREDFPARDDKKWLKHTLARKTGDGVKLDYKPVVMTRYEPMERKY; via the coding sequence ATGACGCAGCAACACTCCTACGACGTCGTGATCGTGGGGGCCGGCGGGGCCGGCCTGCGCGCCGCGCTCGAGAGCTCCCTGCGGGCCCGGACCGCCGTGATCACCAAGCTGTACCCGACCCGCTCCCACACCGGCGCGGCCCAGGGCGGCATGTGCGCGGCCCTGGCCAACGTCGAGGAGGACAACTGGGAGTGGCACACCTTCGACACCGTCAAGGGCGGCGACTACCTGGTCGACCAGGACGCCGCCGAGGTCATGTGCCGCGAGGCGATCGAGGCCGTCTACGACCTCGAGCACATGGGCATGCCCTTCAACCGCACCCCTGAGGGGCTGATCGACCAGCGCCGCTTCGGCGGCCACACCCACCACCACGGCAAGGGCGCGGTGCGCCGCTCCTGCTTCGCGGCCGACCGCACCGGCCACATGATCCTGCAGACCCTCTACCAGCAGAACGTCAAGAACGGCACCACCTTCTTCGACGAGTTCTACGTGCTCGACCTGCTGCTGTCCGAGGGCAGGGCGGCGGGCGTGGTCGCCTACGAGCTGGCAACCGGCCAGCTGCACGTCTTCCGCGCCAAGAGCGTGGTCTTCGCCACCGGCGGCTACGGCAAGATGTTCAGGGTCACCTCCAACGCGCACGCGCTCACCGGCGACGGGCCGGCGGTCTGCTACCGCCGCGGCGTGCCCCTGGAGGACATGGAGTTCTTCCAGTTCCACCCGACCGGCCTGTACGGGCTGGGCGTGCTGCTGAGCGAGGCGGCCCGGGGCGAGGGCGGCATCCTGCGCAACTCCGACGGCGAGGCGTTCATGGCGCGCTACGCCCCCACCATCAAGGACCTCGCCCCGCGGGACATGGTCAGCCGCGCGATCTACACCGAGATCCGCGAGGGCCGCGGCGCCGGGCCCAGGCACGACTACGTCTACCTCGACGTGAGCCACCTCGACCCGGCGGTGATCGACGCCAAGCTGCCCGACATCACCGACTTCGCCCGCACCTACCTGGGCGTGGAGCCCAAGCACGAGGGCGTGCCGATCCAGCCGACCGCCCACTACGCCATGGGCGGCATCCCCACCAACGTCAGCGCCGAGGTGGTCGCCGACGCCGCCAACACGATCCTGCCCGGGCTGTACGCGGCCGGCGAGTGCGCCTGCGTCTCGGTCCACGGCGCCAACCGGCTCGGCACCAACTCCCTGCTCGACATCGTGGTGTTCGGCAAGCGCGCCGGCATCAACGCGGGCGAGCACGCCAACCGGGTCCGGCACGCCGAGCTGCCCGCCGACCCGGCCGGCGACGTGCGCCGCATGCTCGAGGACCTGAGCGGCCACCCGGAGGGCGAGCGCGCCGCCGCCATCCGCGCCGAGCTGCAGGTCAACATGGACGACAAGGCGAGCGTGTTCCGCGGCGAGACGCTGCTGAAGGAGATGGAGACGGAGCTGGCCTCGCTGCGCGAGCGCTACCGCCGCGTCTGGGTGCAGGACACCTCCAGGCGCTACAACACCGACCTGCTGGAGACCGTCGAGCTCGGCTTCCTGCTCGACCTGGCCGAGACGCTGGTGGTCTCCGCCCACGCCCGCGAGGAGAGCCGCGGCGGCCACTTCCGCGAGGACTTCCCCGCGCGCGACGACAAGAAGTGGCTCAAGCACACCCTGGCGCGCAAGACCGGCGACGGGGTCAAGCTCGACTACAAACCGGTCGTCATGACGCGATACGAGCCCATGGAACGAAAGTACTGA